The following coding sequences are from one Gigantopelta aegis isolate Gae_Host chromosome 15, Gae_host_genome, whole genome shotgun sequence window:
- the LOC121390299 gene encoding KRAB-A domain-containing protein 2-like, which produces MDQLKKISVDPRKKTHHEYYLMSKFEILQCGDVEKLVKKSQTDEDTPLYYVSIEDTFDVIKRAHMSTGHGGRDRMLKELSKKYVNATREAIELFKSLCMNCQWKRKRPTTKGVVVQPFLTKEFSSRSQVDLVDMQSLPSEKYKWIIVYQDHLTKFCILRPLTSKRASDVAYQLTDIFLMFGAPHVLQSDNGSEFAAAVVNELIELWTELVIVHRKPRHPQSQGSVERENSDIKDMLVAWMSENDTRDWTEEFKLQCWHQAITVFRSLWDGGVCWIDITCPPTRSLTSCHPTRSLTSCRPNPSLTSCRPTPSLPRYRPTPSLTSCHPNPSLTSCRPTPSLTSCRHYFSFSHFA; this is translated from the coding sequence ATGGACCAGCTAAAGAAGATCTCTGTTGACCCCAGGAAGAAAACCCACCACGAGTACTACCTCATGTCCAAGTTTGAAATCCTTCAGTGTGGAGACGTGGAGAAACTGGTCAAGAAGAGCCAAACAGATGAAGACACACCTCTGTACTACGTTTCCATTGAAGACACCTTTGACGTCATCAAGCGGGCACACATGTCAACAGGCCACGGTGGACGTGATCGGATGCTGAAAGAACTATCCAAAAAGTATGTGAATGCGACACGTGAAGCTATCGAATTGTTCAAGTCGCTATGCATGAACTGTCAATGGAAACGCAAGAGGCCAACAACCAAAGGTGTGGTGGTCCAACCTTTTCTGACCAAGGAGTTTTCGTCACGTAGCCAAGTGGATCTTGTAGACATGCAGTCCTTACCCAGTGAAAAGTACAAGTGGATCATAGTTTACCAGGACCATTTGACCAAGTTCTGTATTCTCAGGCCTCTTACTTCGAAGCGTGCCTCGGACGTTGCCTATCAGCTGACGGATATCTTCCTGATGTTTGGAGCTCCCCATGTCTTGCAGAGTGACAACGGATCCGAGTTTGCAGCTGCTGTAGTCAACGAATTGATAGAATTGTGGACCGAATTGGTGATTGTGCACAGGAAACCAAGACACCCCCAAAGCCAGGGCTCTGTAGAGCGGGAAAACTCAGACATTAAAGACATGTTAGTAGCCTGGATGAGCGAGAACGACACAAGGGACTGGACTGAAGAATTCAAGCTACAGTGCTGGCATCAAGCAATCACCGTATTCAGGTCTCTTTGGGATGGAGGCGTGTGTTGGATTGATATCACTTGTCCGCCAACTCGCAGCCTGACCAGTTGCCACCCAACTCGGAGCCTGACCAGCTGCCGCCCAAATCCGAGCCTGACCAGCTGCCGCCCAACTCCGAGCCTGCCCCGCTACCGCCCAACTCCGAGCCTGACCAGCTGCCACCCAAATCCGAGCCTGACCAGCTGCCGCCCAACTCCGAGCCTGACCAGCTGCCGTCATTATTTTTCATTCAGTCATTTTGCCTAA